A stretch of DNA from Sugiyamaella lignohabitans strain CBS 10342 chromosome B, complete sequence:
CGACTAGGGTTTGACTCGGGTTTTTGTTCGGTTTTTTCGGGGTTGTTACCGGTGGTGCGATCAGATGCCGGACTCTCGTGCAACTGAGACGGTCCGAGCCCTTCAAACTGCCAGCCGGGGCACCGCACTTCGACTGACAAACCAGAGCCCAACTTTCAGGCCAAACGGCCCGCCCTCGCCGCCCTCGCCGTCAAAATCACGCGATTCTTACCCCGATAAGGGTTAGGTGATCAGGCCGACCCTGCATGATCTCCAAAAGATAACGCAGGGTCCCACCTCTGTCCctgccaactcctgcgaagcaggagcaaccagggtctggggcggagccccagccgccggaggcacaaagGCCCCCCATAAAGATAGTACAGATCTAATACATTATATCATTATGTTCGATGTTCGTTTCTCATTTCGTGGATAGTTAGGGGACGGTCACATTTTCAGCCAGTTCCATTTGCTGTCAGCCTCGACCGAGGTCGGTTGGGCGGGTGGAGGTGTGGGATGGGCGTCGGAGCGTGGGACCGATGAGGGGCCGGTGCTGAGATGGCGCATGCCGTTGGGGGTGACGGCCACGGGGGTTGAGGAGATGGAGACGGTGGGTTTGGATGGTTGCTGGACACGGGGAGAGATGGAGATGGGACTGGCTGATTCGAGTTTGACGGAGGAGACCGAGTTGAGCGAGTTCTGACGGCTGATGGGTTTGTTGACACCGCCACTGGCTCGTCGAAGTTTCTGCATACGGTATTCATTCAAAGACTGTGGTTTCAAATCGATACCAGAAGTTTGACGCGGAGGTGCCGGTGCAAGAGCTATTGGTTTGGGTGCAATAGGAACGTGAGTGACTGACGTTCTTTGTaacgaagcagcagaacgAGCATTGACGGCTGACCAGGAGCTTCCACTTGAAGCGACAGATGTAGGTCCCGCCTGTCGTGTGGTAATTGGAATGGCACCTGATGAGACCGATGTAGATGCTTGAGAACCCCAGGACGCGATGTTGGTCATACTTCCTTCTCGTGAATTGGATCCTTGTGAAGATGCAGACGATCCAGGTCCTCTGTTTCGTTTCTTGATAAAGTCAGTCTTTAATGACAATGGACGGACTTCACCGTGTAACTTGAGAAACAGACCACATGCGTTACATAAGGGTTGACCTTCGGCGTTTCTTCTCCATAGAGGAGTGGTACGGGTATGACAGTTGGTACATTCTGGGGGAGGTCGgttatcagcagcagcggcagcggcatcagaaacagaagttgctggtgctgaagCAGAGATTTGTTCAAGTTTTGGTTGGTTAGGTTGAACAGGAGCTTTCACTGGTACAGCTTTCACAGTTGCAGGGACAGGAGATGTCACTCCTGATGAGGTATTAGGTGATGGAGAATCTTGCGATATAGCAGATTGTTGTTGGACTTgagattgctgctgttgctgttgctgctgctttaattgctgttgaagttgaCTTTGAAGTGCAGAGTTTGTCTGTTGGATTTGAGAAACCCGCGCTTCGCTTGGTGTTCTCTTTAGAAGACTTTGATGCAGTAGCGATGAAGCATTGATTTGAGACTCGGTTCGGGCAATTTTCTTAGGAGAAAAGGCTGGATTGGGCACAGTACCGTACATTTCGCTAATGTGGTTCATGGAAAAGGACATTTGGTTGGTAGTTGAAACAGGTGAACCGACGGACGGTGACAGTGCTTCAGGTGATAGCATAGGAGTAACCATGTTCGAGTTCGTCTCATCGTACTCATCAAACAGTTCGAAATGAGTACGAGGAACACTGCCAGAAATACTACTGGGAGCAGCGCCTATCATGCTGGATCTTCTGGATTTGGTGAGGTGGGAAATGGATCTTCTGGATCTGAACCCGCTAGAACTGACATTGGGACTGACAGATAAACTGGAAAAGCCCGAGTTCAATGCACTTGATGACTTGTTGGACACAGGATCGAAGAAAGAGAACCCATTACCAAACGAAAACGAGTTCGAGTTGGGGTTGTCGACAATACTGCTGTTGCGACTATGACTTGTACTGGACATTTTACTATTAGGGTTGTTGTAAAAGTTTTGATTAGCAGTGAACTGGCCTGACAAATCCTGAGAAGCGTCTTGGTTGAAAAAATCTTGGTATGACGAGGAGATAGATCCAGAAAGTCCTTCAATGGTCAGAGGATCCAAAGAGAACTCAAATGCattattttgtttggtcacatcttcatcaccgGAATGAGTAAAGCTGAACGAGTTGTCGTACTGAGCAGGAGTTGTAGTGGCAGTAGCATCGTGTCGAATATTGATGCTAGCAGTTGTTAATCGATGACTTGGGTCAGTAGTCGACGTACCAGGACCAGCCTGAGAACCTTGATAAGAGTAGCCATCCATTGGCATGGAACCATTGTTATTAACATGACCAGGTACATTTATCACGCCACTAGGGTTATAACCAGTAGCATTATTGCTGTTATTACTaggttgttgctgttgttggttcATGGTGGTAACTCCTTCCATAGGCGAGTCGGATCCTTCAGAAGGAGAAAGCAAACTTTGAGCAGCCAAAGACATATCAGTCGAGctttggttgttgttgttgttattgttgatattCATGCCATCTCCAGAGCCTAAAGCAGACTTTTTCATGAGTCCATGAATACCGTCGTATAAAGACGCACTAATACTACCGTCATTGAGAGGAGAAGGACCCTCGCCATTGCTTTCAGGACTGGTATCTAATGGAGTTAATAGAGAGTTAGTCTGAGAACCGTAGCTCAAATAGCCATTATCCAAGTCCATGACATAGCCCAAATCAATAGGACTCTCTTTATATTGCATTCCGAGCAGATCAGCTGTTTGCATTCTTTTGGCTATATTGTCGATTCTATCCTGAGATTCCAGCGTTCGTTGCGCCTCTACCAGGAGGTTGTGAagttgagaagaaaattcAGACATTGTGAAGGTCAATAGTACAAACGGTTAAATTCTAGCTCCAAGTTAGTACCCAGCCACGAGCTACCAATTACCAGTTGCTAATTACCAGTTATTCGTAACTAATTGCCAAAATCTCGCGGAAGTTATGACTTACAGCTTGCTATCAAATGAGAAGTCGAATATTATTTCTAGAATTGGATTGATGTTGGTGACAGAGCAACAGTGCGGAAGCGCAAAAAACACAACCGGAACACACTATAACCAGACAGTCGAACCAGTTACTCAAACAGTCGAATACAACCGAACAAACAATCACCAGACCGTCGAACAAATAGTCAAACTGTAAATCGAACCTGTAACTGAACTGACAGTTGAACCGACAGTTTCAATCAAAAGGTGACTCAACCAACACTAACCGTTGTCAAACGAGAattcaaaccaaaaacccAATAAACAAGACTCAGAATCTAGCAAAGAAAACCAAGTCAGATGTTATTTTGAATCAGTAGCACCAGTCGACTCAGATAATATGACTCAGACCACTGAACGACCAGAGACACACACAGTTCAGTGAATATCCGAAGTTTTGCTCTTGGGCAGACCAATAAAACCAGGTAaattggaaaaaaaaagagtcGGAAAAAATGGCGATTATTGAGACCCTTTTGGTAAAAATTATCTAAGTGAAGAACTGAGTGTGGGAATGTCGTATGCTGAACCGGTTGCTAGCAGAAaatagaagtagcagtatagtaatagtagtaCAAGCACACACCACCTTAGAATGGGAAAGTGAGCAAAAAGAGGAAGaccaccaaaaataaaaccaatctaaaaaaaaaattgacagaagaaaataagTGATAATTTGAAATccaaatgaaaaaaaattagtgAAAAAAGGGAGGACAGACAAACAGAAACCAATATCGCTGGGAAATGTAAATTAGCAAAAAAGCCCACTAATACACAAAAACACTACTGAAAATATCAGGATTCAATAGGAAAGTCTAGAAatacagaaaaataaaataaaccCTTCTCAATACCTAAATTCGGGCCAttgctttttatttctgccagcagcagcagcagcagcagcgcaCCTGCTAATAATAAGGCTGGCGTTAACGGGATTAATGTTCAAATGCAAGAAAAAGGATGGGTTtgggaaaaaaaaaggttgGCTGATGTGGCGATGAGACCCAACTGGGCTGCAGTTGCACAGCTGCTGACAGGTCTGCCGGCCTCGGAGCTCCAGCCCCCCCTCCT
This window harbors:
- the GAT1 gene encoding Gat1p (Transcriptional activator of nitrogen catabolite repression genes; contains a GATA-1-type zinc finger DNA-binding motif; activity and localization regulated by nitrogen limitation and Ure2p; different translational starts produce two major and two minor isoforms that are differentially regulated and localized; GO_component: GO:0005829 - cytosol [Evidence IDA] [PMID 10799523]; GO_component: GO:0005634 - nucleus [Evidence IEA,IEA]; GO_component: GO:0005634 - nucleus [Evidence IDA] [PMID 10799523]; GO_component: GO:0005634 - nucleus [Evidence IPI] [PMID 19380492]; GO_function: GO:0003677 - DNA binding [Evidence IEA]; GO_function: GO:0001077 - RNA polymerase II core promoter proximal region sequence-specific DNA binding transcription factor activity involved in positive regulation of transcription [Evidence ISA] [PMID 7568152]; GO_function: GO:0001077 - RNA polymerase II core promoter proximal region sequence-specific DNA binding transcription factor activity involved in positive regulation of transcription [Evidence IMP] [PMID 9106207]; GO_function: GO:0001076 - RNA polymerase II transcription factor binding transcription factor activity [Evidence IMP] [PMID 19380492]; GO_function: GO:0046872 - metal ion binding [Evidence IEA]; GO_function: GO:0043565 - sequence-specific DNA binding [Evidence IEA]; GO_function: GO:0043565 - sequence-specific DNA binding [Evidence IDA] [PMID 19111667]; GO_function: GO:0043565 - sequence-specific DNA binding [Evidence IDA] [PMID 19158363]; GO_function: GO:0043565 - sequence-specific DNA binding [Evidence IGI] [PMID 7568152]; GO_function: GO:0003700 - sequence-specific DNA binding transcription factor activity [Evidence IEA]; GO_function: GO:0008270 - zinc ion binding [Evidence IEA]; GO_process: GO:0090294 - nitrogen catabolite activation of transcription [Evidence IGI,IMP] [PMID 7568152]; GO_process: GO:0090294 - nitrogen catabolite activation of transcription [Evidence IGI,IMP] [PMID 8622686]; GO_process: GO:0001080 - nitrogen catabolite activation of transcription from RNA polymerase II promoter [Evidence IGI,IMP] [PMID 7568152]; GO_process: GO:0006355 - regulation of transcription, DNA-templated [Evidence IEA,IEA]; GO_process: GO:0006351 - transcription, DNA-templated [Evidence IEA]); amino-acid sequence: MQTADLLGMQYKESPIDLGYVMDLDNGYLSYGSQTNSLLTPLDTSPESNGEGPSPLNDGSISASLYDGIHGLMKKSALGSGDGMNINNNNNNNQSSTDMSLAAQSLLSPSEGSDSPMEGVTTMNQQQQQPSNNSNNATGYNPSGVINVPGHVNNNGSMPMDGYSYQGSQAGPGTSTTDPSHRLTTASINIRHDATATTTPAQYDNSFSFTHSGDEDVTKQNNAFEFSLDPLTIEGLSGSISSSYQDFFNQDASQDLSGQFTANQNFYNNPNSKMSSTSHSRNSSIVDNPNSNSFSFGNGFSFFDPVSNKSSSALNSGFSSLSVSPNVSSSGFRSRRSISHLTKSRRSSMIGAAPSSISGSVPRTHFELFDEYDETNSNMVTPMLSPEALSPSVGSPVSTTNQMSFSMNHISEMYGTVPNPAFSPKKIARTESQINASSLLHQSLLKRTPSEARVSQIQQTNSALQSQLQQQLKQQQQQQQQSQVQQQSAISQDSPSPNTSSGVTSPVPATVKAVPVKAPVQPNQPKLEQISASAPATSVSDAAAAAADNRPPPECTNCHTRTTPLWRRNAEGQPLCNACGLFLKLHGEVRPLSLKTDFIKKRNRGPGSSASSQGSNSREGSMTNIASWGSQASTSVSSGAIPITTRQAGPTSVASSGSSWSAVNARSAASLQRTSVTHVPIAPKPIALAPAPPRQTSGIDLKPQSLNEYRMQKLRRASGGVNKPISRQNSLNSVSSVKLESASPISISPRVQQPSKPTVSISSTPVAVTPNGMRHLSTGPSSVPRSDAHPTPPPAQPTSVEADSKWNWLKM